ATATCTCATAGCTGAGATTTGATATGGTTAATATAATTAATGGGTTGTAAAAAAATAATGTGTATTAAATTAATCAAATAACGTTTTTACTTTATAAATCAAGGTTTTGAAAATATTTTTAAGTTTATTCGGTAGTATTACATATCCTTTTATCTTGTCATTACTTCCTAACCGTTAGGAAATATAAACTTTTTTTTGAGTAGTTATACTTCTTATAATATTAATAGGATATTTAAATTCGAATATCCAGGGAATGATAATATTGCATGCGTGTATATTCCTAAATATTAGGAAAACCCTCGGATTGTTTTTCGTATTGATATATGCGTAAATAGGTTTAGGAAGGAAATCTTCAAAATGAAAGAAAAAGAAGTTTTAAATATTCCTTTGAGACAAAAGAACATATTGAAAATGCTTTTGTCCGAAGACGGGTGGATAAAAGGTTCTAGAATAGCTAAAGAAATGGGGATAACGGACAGAACAGTCAGGAGCGATATTGCAGCCATAAACAGTGCGATGGAGGGAAGTTCAAACATAATTGAATCATCCAGGCAAAACGGTTACAGATTAAAATCTTCCGACTCGGAATTATTGAATAAACTTTTGTTTAATAAAAAAAATCTTCCCATAACTCCCGAAGAAAGATTGAGGTATCTCAGTATAAGGCTGATGCAGGTAGACGAGTCAAATCCAAAAAAGCTTTGGGAACTTGCAGATGAACTTGCCATCAGTATGCCTACCTTGGAAAGTACTATCCAAAAAATAAGGGGAGTATTGGAAAATCGTAAAGATCCTTTTGTCATTCAAAGAAAACAAGGCTTTATTTGGACTAAAGGTCACGAAGAATCCAGAAGGTTTCTGTTAAAGGAACTTATACTCGACAGAATGGATCCCAGTTACTTAATGATAAGCAATTACTATAACTATTTCGATAAACATATCCTTGAAACCATAATGGGATGTATTATGACTTCGCTGAAAGAGTTCGGTTCCATAATGACCGATGAAGATATCATTCATCTTGTCGTATATTTGGCAATAAAACACAACAGAATAAGCACCGGACATTCACTGATAATGCAAAAGAGCGAAACTTATTCTATCAATGATCCTAAAAGCAAACTTGCTTTTAAGATAGCAGATAATATGAAAGATAAGCTTGGTCTTCATTTAAACGACGCAGAAATATTAGACTTGATAATTCAGCTTTCTCTTATGAGAGTAGTGACCGAAAATAAAAAAGATAAAGAAATAAATAACGGTTCTGATAAAAATCATTTTATGGCCATAGTGGATTCTTTATTAAATGACATAAAAGATAATTTCGGGCTTGATTTATCAAATGACGAAGAACTTAGAGTAGGACTTTGTTCGCATATAAAATATATGATAAAGCAAAAAAGCGAGCTCCAATCGTCGAGCAATCCGATTTTGGGACTGCTTAAAACGGAGTACTCATTTGTCTTTGAAATGTCTCTTTATCTTTATGAATGCTTTTACGATATGTTCGATGTGAAACTCAACGAAGACGAACTCGGCTATATAACCGCTTATCTCGGAGCGGCAATAGAAAGAATGGAAAGCAATATGAGCCACAACAGTATCTGTATTGCACTTGTAAGCAATACAAATCACGGAACGAGCACCTTGCTTATGGCGAGGATCAAATCAAAGTTTTCCGATAAATTTAATTTGGTCGGGCCTTACTCGGCATATAGTCTGGATGAAATAATGAAGGATAATCCTTCGGGGATAATAACGACGGCTTCAAAATATATGTTTGATGACTGTCATCTTCCCGTAGTTAAAATATCACCTATGCTTGATTCCAACGATATAACGGCTATAAATTCCATGGTTGCAAGTATAAAAAATAAAACTTTATCAAATCCGCTTCCTTATGGACTTGATTCATACTTCGATAAAAAATTCTTTTTTAAAAATTTAAAAGCCGATGACTATGAAGAGGCAATAACTAAAATGACGGAAGCATTGGAAAGAGAAGGCTATGTTAAATCCGACTTTTTGGATAAGACATTGGAAAGAGAAAAAATATCTTTTACCACTTTCGGTAATTTGCTGGCAATGCCTCATCCCCTTGAGTCATGTTCAAATCAAACGATAATAAGTGTCGGTATTTTGGAGCATCCGATAAAATGGGGAAACGTATTCGTGCAGGTGATTTTCCTTATGTCGATAAGAAAAGAAGATTTAAAGTATATAAGACATCTGTTTAATATAACGGTGGAACTTGCCAATAATCCCGAAAGGGTAACAAGGCTGATACTTTCAAAAGATTATGAACACTTTATATCGATACTAAGGGAAATATAGAGTTTAAAAGATAATAATTTGCTATTCGACATAGTTAACTAAACTATGCTTGCATAACCCTCCTATTTAACAGACAGTGGAGGATTAAAAGAATAAGTGTCAGATAGATATGTACTCCTGAACCCGGTATGTATCAAATCAATTCTTCACTGTCAAACAATAAAAAATAAGGAGCGGTATCTAAATATATTTTGCAAACGATTTATAACGGACATAAATGTTTTCAACATTATAT
This region of Anaerofustis stercorihominis DSM 17244 genomic DNA includes:
- a CDS encoding BglG family transcription antiterminator, with the translated sequence MKEKEVLNIPLRQKNILKMLLSEDGWIKGSRIAKEMGITDRTVRSDIAAINSAMEGSSNIIESSRQNGYRLKSSDSELLNKLLFNKKNLPITPEERLRYLSIRLMQVDESNPKKLWELADELAISMPTLESTIQKIRGVLENRKDPFVIQRKQGFIWTKGHEESRRFLLKELILDRMDPSYLMISNYYNYFDKHILETIMGCIMTSLKEFGSIMTDEDIIHLVVYLAIKHNRISTGHSLIMQKSETYSINDPKSKLAFKIADNMKDKLGLHLNDAEILDLIIQLSLMRVVTENKKDKEINNGSDKNHFMAIVDSLLNDIKDNFGLDLSNDEELRVGLCSHIKYMIKQKSELQSSSNPILGLLKTEYSFVFEMSLYLYECFYDMFDVKLNEDELGYITAYLGAAIERMESNMSHNSICIALVSNTNHGTSTLLMARIKSKFSDKFNLVGPYSAYSLDEIMKDNPSGIITTASKYMFDDCHLPVVKISPMLDSNDITAINSMVASIKNKTLSNPLPYGLDSYFDKKFFFKNLKADDYEEAITKMTEALEREGYVKSDFLDKTLEREKISFTTFGNLLAMPHPLESCSNQTIISVGILEHPIKWGNVFVQVIFLMSIRKEDLKYIRHLFNITVELANNPERVTRLILSKDYEHFISILREI